The genomic stretch TTTTCCCATTAACAGGAAAGCGGGAAACACAGCTAAATCACATACCCAACAAAGTGATAAACCAAAATTTATAAGGAGAAAACAGGTGGAAGTAAGAATTGAACTGGCATATGACCGGCCTCAGGAAGTTATCCATTTGTTCACTGAATATACGGATACGATTATTACGAAAGATACCGAAGTAGCAAAATGCCTTAATTCCCAGCACTATGACGATGAAGTGAAAGAATTGTGTGAAAAGTATGGTTTGCCCAATGGCCGTCTCTATCTTGCCTATTTAAACAGTGATACTGTTGGATGTGTAGCTTTAAGGCAGCTGGATGTTCGCTTTTGTGAAATGAAACGATTATATGTCAGACCTGGATATCGGGGAAAACATATAGGAAACGCTCTGATTGAGCAAGTGATTGCAGATGCCAGGCAAATTGGATATAAGCATATGCGTTTAGACACTTTCCCTTTTATGGATCGCGCCATTCAGATGTATTACCGGTATGGATTTTATAAAATTGTACGATACAACGATAATCCTGCTACAACGGCAGTTTTCATGCAGCTGGATTTGTAAATGAAGCTAATATCTCCATGCGAAATCCATGCACCACTTGAGCATGCTAAAATGAATGGACCGGTTTATCATGACTGATATTTATCCTTATAAAAAAATTATTTTCCCTATTGACATTTTATTTTTAATCTCATATACTGTAACAAATCAAAGTGATAAACTGTTGAGCAGGAGTAAGTAAGATCTTAACATCATGCACAGAGAGCTTCCGGTTGGTGGGAGGAAGCGTTGATGTCTGGTCTGAATGGACCTGCGAGGGCGGCTTGAAACCGGTTTATGATCGGGAGTAGGTGTCGACGGGTTTCCTATCCGTTATCAAGGGGAGACACATGTTAGTGTGTTATAAAGCGGGAGAAGTCTATCTTCTCCAATCAGGGTGGTACCACGGAACCGTAATTTTCAGGCTTTCGTCCCTCTTATCCATAGCAGTATGGAGGAGGGACGGAGGCCTTTTTTATGTTCCTCTCCGGTTGCTATAGGGTGTTTACTGACTGCAAAAGACATGAGTACTAACTAGGAAAGGAGCGTAATAAACCATGAACATCACGCCGGACTGTAAGGAAATCGAAGCGCTTGCCGCTTCCTATCCTGTTATCCCGGTCTGCAGGGAAATCTTTGCAGACATTGTCACACCAATTACCCTGCTGCGAAAGATCGCAGCCAAAAGTAACCGGTATTATCTGCTTGAAAGCATTGAGGGAGGCGAAAAATGGGGACGCTACTCCTTCCTTGGCTATGACCCGGTTCTTAAAGTCACTTTAAAGGATCATGTGGTAAGGGTACATCATTACAGCCAGCCGGAGGCCGACCAGGTGATCCGGACCAGGGAGCCCTATGATGTGCTGCGAAATATCTTAAAGGATTACCGTTCCCCAAAGCTTCCCGGGCTTCCCCCCTTTACCGGAGGATTTGTAGGGTATTTTGCATACAGCATGATCGGCTATGCGGAACCGGTCCTATCCATCAAAAAGGGAACTTGCAATGACTTTGACTTAATGCTTTTTGATACGGTCATAGCCTACGACCATTTGAAGCAGAAAATCAGCCTTGTGGTCAACATGAAAACCGACCGGATCATGGAAAATTACGGGAAGGCCTGCACAAAACTGGAAAGCATTGCAGCCATAATCGGAGAAAATATCCCGCTAAAAAAATCCGCGGTCACCGGCAGGCCAAATTTCAGCTGCAACGTGACCAAAGAGGAATACTGTTCCATGGTAGAGCGGGCAAAGGATTATATCGTGGACGGGGACATATTCCAGGCAGTGCTTTCCAGACAGTTTACAAGTGATTACCAGGACAGTCTTCTCAATGCCTACCGGGTTTTAAGAACCACCAATCCATCCCCCTACATGGTATATCTTCACATGGAGGATACAGAAATCATAAGTACTTCCCCTGAAACCCTGGTCCGCTTAAAGAATGGACGGCTCACCACCTTTCCGGTAGCCGGCTCCAGACCCAGGGGTAGGAACGAGGATGAAGACCATCGGCTTTCCAAAGAGCTTCTGGAAGACGAAAAGGAGCTGGCAGAGCACAACATGCTGGTGGACTTGGGAAGAAATGATCTTGGTAAAATCGCGGTATTTTCCACGGTGGAGGTAACAGGCTATCAAATGATCCACCGTTATTCCAAAATCATGCACATCTGTTCCCAGGTGGAAGCGGACATTACTCCTGACCGGGATGCCTTTCATGCCATTGAGGCGGTCCTTCCGGCAGGCACCCTTTCCGGAGCTCCGAAAATCCGGGCCTGTGAGATCATCGAAGAACTGGAAACAGAGCCAAGGGGTATTTACGGAGGGGCTCTGGGCTACATTAATTTCACCGGAAACATGGACACCTGCATCGCCATACGCATGGCGGTAAAGAGTCAGGGAAAGGTATACGTTCAGGCGGGCGGCGGCATCGTGGCTGACAGCGTTCCGGAACGGGAGTACGAAGAATCGGAAAACAAGGCAAAGGCCGTGATCCGGGCCATTGAAACCGCAGGGGAGGTAAATGACTGATGATTCTACTGATCGATAATTACGACAGCTTTACCTACAACCTGGTCCAGATGTTCGGCGGCCTGAATCCGGATATCAGGGTCATACGGAATGATGAGATGACCGCGGAAGAAATAAGGGAATTATCTCCAAGACACATCATCCTCTCCCCTGGTCCCGGCTATCCAAAAGACGCAGGAGTATGCGAGGACGTGGTGAAAAAGCTTTCAGGAACGATCCCCATTCTTGGGGTATGCCTGGGGCACCAGGGTATCTGTGAAGTATTCGGGGCAGAGATCACCCACGCAAGGAAGCTGATGCATGGAAAACAGAGCCTTCTTGCCATCGATGTTTCTGATCCCATCTTCCACGGGCTTCCAAAACAGATCCTGGCAGCAAGATACCACTCTCTCATCGCCGCAAAAGATTCTCTTCCTCATTGCCTGACCGTTATCGGGACTGATGATATGGGGGAAATCATGGCAGTAAAGCATAAGGAATATCCCCTTTACGGGCTTCAGTTCCATCCGGAATCCATCCTGACCCCAGATGGAATGACCATACTTAAGAATTTTTTATCCATTCATATAAAGGAGGCAGATTAGATGATTCAGCAGGCAATCCATGAAGTAATATCAGGGCAGGATTTAAGCTTTGAAGCAGCAAAAGAGGTCATGAATGAGATCATGAGCGGGGAAACCACCCCAGCCCAGATGGCAGCATTTTTAACAGGTCTTCGGATGAAGGGTGAGACCATTGACGAGATCACTGCCTGTGCCACGGTCATGCGGGAAAAGGCATTAAGGCTGGAACCGGACTTTCCGGTCATTGATATCGTTGGAACCGGCGGCGACGAGGCAGGGACCTTTAACATTTCCACATCCAGCGCGTTTGTGGTGGCCGCAGGAGGAGTTCCGGTGGCAAAGCACGGCAACCGCAGCGTTTCCAGCAAAAGCGGGGCTGCCGATGTGTTGGAGCACCTTGGTGTGAATTTAAATCTTACAGCGGAGCAGTCGGGGATCCTATTAAAGGAAACGGGCATGTGTTTCCTCTTTGCCCAGGCATACCATTCCTCTATGAAATACGCCGGACCTGTGCGGAAAGAGCTTGGAGTGCGGACCATCTTTAATATCTTAGGCCCTCTCTCCAATCCGGCCGGAGCCACCATGCAGCTTTTAGGGGTCTATGACCGGAAGCTGGTAGAACCCCTGGCCCAGGTATTAAGCAACCTGGGAGTCAAGCGGGGACTGGTGGTCTGCGGAGATGACGGGCTTGATGAAGCCACGGTCACCGGTCCCAGTCACGTATGCGAGATCCGTTTCGGAGAACTGACGCCCTATGAGATCACACCGGAGCAGTTTTCCTTAAACCGCTGCATTCTTCCAGAGCTGGTGGGCGGCACACCTGCAGAAAATGCCCAGATCACCAGGGATATCTTAAACGGAAAGCTCCGCGGGCCAAAGCGGGATATCGTCATCCTAAACTCTGCTTTAAGCCTGTACCTGGGAATCGATGACTGCACGATTTCCCAGTGCATCAAAAAAGCGGCCCATCTCATTGATTCGGGAAAAGCCGCCATAAAGCTTGAGGAGTTTATAAAAAAGACCAATGAGGTGGTTTTATGATACTTGACAAACTGGCTGCTGCCTCCAGAAAACGGGTGGCCGCAACAAAAGAAAAAATCCCTATGAAGGCCATGGAAAACCTGGCATTTGAAGCCTTGGAAAAAACGAAGGGAAATAATCTTTCCTTTGAACGAAGTCTCTCCTCCCCAGGCATTTCATTTATCTGTGAGATAAAACGCGCCTCTCCTTCCAAGGGCCTCATAGCCCCCGAGTTCCCCTATGTGGAGATCGCAAGGGATTACGAAACTGCAGGGGCGGATGCCATATCCGTTCTCACGGAACCGGAATACTTTCTCGGGAGCAACGACTACC from Lacrimispora sphenoides JCM 1415 encodes the following:
- a CDS encoding GNAT family N-acetyltransferase, which encodes MEVRIELAYDRPQEVIHLFTEYTDTIITKDTEVAKCLNSQHYDDEVKELCEKYGLPNGRLYLAYLNSDTVGCVALRQLDVRFCEMKRLYVRPGYRGKHIGNALIEQVIADARQIGYKHMRLDTFPFMDRAIQMYYRYGFYKIVRYNDNPATTAVFMQLDL
- a CDS encoding anthranilate synthase component I family protein; the protein is MNITPDCKEIEALAASYPVIPVCREIFADIVTPITLLRKIAAKSNRYYLLESIEGGEKWGRYSFLGYDPVLKVTLKDHVVRVHHYSQPEADQVIRTREPYDVLRNILKDYRSPKLPGLPPFTGGFVGYFAYSMIGYAEPVLSIKKGTCNDFDLMLFDTVIAYDHLKQKISLVVNMKTDRIMENYGKACTKLESIAAIIGENIPLKKSAVTGRPNFSCNVTKEEYCSMVERAKDYIVDGDIFQAVLSRQFTSDYQDSLLNAYRVLRTTNPSPYMVYLHMEDTEIISTSPETLVRLKNGRLTTFPVAGSRPRGRNEDEDHRLSKELLEDEKELAEHNMLVDLGRNDLGKIAVFSTVEVTGYQMIHRYSKIMHICSQVEADITPDRDAFHAIEAVLPAGTLSGAPKIRACEIIEELETEPRGIYGGALGYINFTGNMDTCIAIRMAVKSQGKVYVQAGGGIVADSVPEREYEESENKAKAVIRAIETAGEVND
- a CDS encoding anthranilate synthase component II gives rise to the protein MILLIDNYDSFTYNLVQMFGGLNPDIRVIRNDEMTAEEIRELSPRHIILSPGPGYPKDAGVCEDVVKKLSGTIPILGVCLGHQGICEVFGAEITHARKLMHGKQSLLAIDVSDPIFHGLPKQILAARYHSLIAAKDSLPHCLTVIGTDDMGEIMAVKHKEYPLYGLQFHPESILTPDGMTILKNFLSIHIKEAD
- the trpD gene encoding anthranilate phosphoribosyltransferase, whose translation is MIQQAIHEVISGQDLSFEAAKEVMNEIMSGETTPAQMAAFLTGLRMKGETIDEITACATVMREKALRLEPDFPVIDIVGTGGDEAGTFNISTSSAFVVAAGGVPVAKHGNRSVSSKSGAADVLEHLGVNLNLTAEQSGILLKETGMCFLFAQAYHSSMKYAGPVRKELGVRTIFNILGPLSNPAGATMQLLGVYDRKLVEPLAQVLSNLGVKRGLVVCGDDGLDEATVTGPSHVCEIRFGELTPYEITPEQFSLNRCILPELVGGTPAENAQITRDILNGKLRGPKRDIVILNSALSLYLGIDDCTISQCIKKAAHLIDSGKAAIKLEEFIKKTNEVVL